One Thiocapsa sp. genomic window carries:
- the coaBC gene encoding bifunctional phosphopantothenoylcysteine decarboxylase/phosphopantothenate--cysteine ligase CoaBC: MDPSPRNQVLLGVGGGISAYKSVDLVRRLRERGYVVRVVMTRAATAFVGPLTFQAVSGHPVRTDLLDPAAEAGMGHIELARWADRLLIAPATADLMARLAAGIADDLLTTLALATEAPLILAPAMNQQMWRHPATQDNLARLVARGARILGPGVGSQACGDQGPGRMLEPLEIADALTGSALQPLAGVRVLLTAGPTREPLDPVRYLGNRSSGRMGYALASALTDLGARVVLVSGPSALAPPTVAELVKVETALEMHAAVTARSRDCDIFVATAAVADYRPAEPAGSKIKKAADTLEIRLVRNPDILAEVAALPKPPFTLGFAAETDQVEQYARGKLKDKRLDMIAANRVGGDSGGFERDENALLVLWNGGQRALPMMSKVELARELAMLLAERYAERHAAPS; the protein is encoded by the coding sequence ATGGATCCAAGCCCCCGCAATCAGGTGCTGCTCGGTGTCGGCGGCGGCATCTCCGCCTACAAGTCGGTCGATCTGGTGCGTCGCCTACGCGAGCGCGGCTATGTCGTACGGGTGGTCATGACGCGCGCCGCGACGGCGTTTGTCGGCCCTTTGACCTTTCAGGCGGTCTCCGGGCATCCGGTGCGGACCGACCTACTCGACCCGGCGGCCGAGGCCGGTATGGGCCATATCGAGCTGGCCCGCTGGGCGGATCGGCTGCTGATCGCCCCGGCGACCGCGGACCTGATGGCGCGCTTGGCGGCCGGCATCGCCGACGACCTGCTCACGACCTTGGCCCTGGCGACCGAGGCGCCGTTGATCCTCGCCCCGGCAATGAACCAACAGATGTGGCGTCACCCGGCGACTCAAGACAACCTGGCCCGTCTGGTGGCCCGCGGTGCGCGGATCTTGGGACCGGGCGTGGGCAGCCAAGCCTGCGGAGACCAAGGCCCGGGACGGATGCTCGAGCCGCTGGAGATCGCCGATGCGCTCACCGGCTCGGCCCTGCAACCACTGGCCGGCGTACGCGTCCTTTTGACGGCCGGGCCGACCCGCGAGCCGCTCGACCCGGTGCGCTATCTGGGCAATCGCAGCTCCGGGCGCATGGGGTATGCGCTGGCGAGCGCACTGACCGATCTGGGCGCCCGCGTGGTCCTGGTCAGTGGACCGAGTGCCTTGGCGCCGCCGACGGTGGCCGAGCTGGTCAAGGTCGAGACAGCCTTGGAGATGCACGCGGCCGTGACCGCGCGCAGCCGCGACTGCGACATCTTCGTCGCGACCGCCGCGGTGGCGGACTACCGGCCCGCCGAGCCCGCGGGGAGCAAGATCAAGAAGGCCGCCGATACGCTGGAGATCCGGCTGGTGCGCAATCCGGATATCCTGGCCGAGGTTGCCGCCCTGCCGAAGCCGCCCTTCACGCTGGGCTTTGCGGCCGAGACGGATCAGGTCGAGCAATACGCCCGCGGCAAGCTGAAGGACAAGCGGTTGGACATGATCGCGGCGAATCGGGTCGGTGGCGACTCGGGCGGCTTCGAGCGCGACGAGAATGCACTCTTGGTGCTCTGGAACGGGGGGCAGCGCGCGCTGCCCAT
- a CDS encoding thiol-disulfide oxidoreductase DCC family protein: MTRFTAYFDGGCPLCSKEIAHYRRIDKAGMIHWVDITDDGGALAETGIDRTDAMRRIHAKETDGSILTGVPAFVAIWRRLPGYRRLAALVQGLRLVRPLDWGYARFADWRLKRRCKDGACTLTP; this comes from the coding sequence ATGACCAGATTCACGGCCTATTTCGACGGCGGCTGCCCGCTCTGCAGCAAAGAGATCGCCCATTACCGCAGGATCGACAAGGCGGGAATGATTCACTGGGTCGACATCACCGATGACGGCGGCGCATTGGCCGAGACCGGGATCGACCGCACGGACGCCATGCGGCGCATCCACGCCAAGGAGACCGACGGCAGCATCCTGACCGGTGTTCCGGCCTTCGTCGCGATCTGGCGTCGCCTGCCGGGCTACCGCCGTCTCGCGGCCTTGGTGCAGGGTCTGCGGCTGGTGCGCCCGCTCGATTGGGGCTACGCGCGATTCGCGGACTGGCGATTGAAGCGCCGGTGCAAGGATGGCGCCTGCACCTTGACGCCGTGA
- a CDS encoding type II toxin-antitoxin system VapC family toxin gives MIVLLDTDICIYAINQKRPDILRQIRNYRIGEVGISSITYAELRFGVENSSRVDENLDRLERFLLPLEILPFDAEAGRRYGRLRVALKRAGCLIGPNDLLIAAHALSLDATLVTNNIHEFARVDGLRVEQWG, from the coding sequence GTGATTGTCCTTCTGGATACGGACATCTGCATCTATGCGATCAATCAAAAACGGCCGGACATCCTTCGGCAGATCCGGAACTATCGCATCGGCGAGGTCGGTATCTCGTCGATCACCTATGCCGAGCTGCGTTTCGGCGTGGAGAACAGCAGCCGGGTCGACGAGAACCTGGATCGGCTGGAGCGCTTCCTGTTGCCGCTGGAGATCCTCCCTTTCGACGCCGAAGCCGGGCGCCGCTACGGACGGCTTCGCGTTGCGCTCAAACGCGCAGGTTGCCTGATCGGCCCGAACGATCTCTTGATCGCGGCCCACGCACTGAGTCTCGACGCGACCCTGGTGACCAACAACATCCATGAGTTTGCGCGGGTCGATGGGTTACGGGTCGAGCAGTGGGGTTGA
- a CDS encoding antitoxin has protein sequence METAKLFLNGSSQAVRLPKEYRFRGDEVVIKRLGNAVVLLPKDDPWQVMFDALAEFPDDLTLTREQPDAQEREPIA, from the coding sequence ATGGAAACAGCAAAGCTCTTCTTGAACGGCAGCAGTCAAGCCGTTCGCTTACCCAAAGAATACCGCTTCCGGGGTGATGAGGTGGTGATCAAACGTCTGGGCAATGCCGTGGTGCTCTTGCCCAAGGACGATCCCTGGCAGGTCATGTTCGATGCCCTGGCGGAGTTTCCGGATGACTTGACGCTGACGCGCGAGCAACCGGACGCACAGGAACGGGAGCCGATCGCGTGA
- a CDS encoding ATP-binding protein, with protein sequence MLTQEQLIDLLHDIEADYVERTASVNKTDKFAEAICAFANDLPNHRFPGYLFIGATDDGARCGLKVTDELLKNLAAIRSDGNVLPQPVLTVQKYTLDDGELAIVEVQPSDLPPVRYRGRVYIRIGPRRGIANEQEERILSERRVSLARSFDARPCRESAIEDLALGQFDAYRRESLDPETIAANNRPLDLQLASLRLYDIDQGCLTNAGVLLFGKNPRFFFPGAYIQYLRLPGTDLTDMPVDQAEVSGDLTSTLREMEARLRQLIQTGMRPVSGLQERLLPDYPEWALRELLTNAVMHRNYDSNTPIRFYAFSDHIEIQSPGGLYGEATPQNFPTRNSYRNPVIAEAMKSLGFVNRFGYGVQRAQALLAQNGNPPAEFQFDEHSVLVKIFRRPE encoded by the coding sequence ATGTTGACCCAAGAGCAACTGATCGATCTCCTCCACGACATCGAGGCCGACTACGTCGAGCGAACCGCTTCAGTCAACAAGACCGACAAGTTCGCCGAGGCCATCTGCGCTTTTGCCAACGATCTGCCCAATCACCGTTTTCCTGGGTATCTCTTCATCGGGGCCACGGACGATGGTGCGCGCTGCGGTCTCAAGGTAACTGATGAGCTTTTGAAGAACCTGGCAGCGATCCGCTCCGACGGCAATGTGTTGCCCCAACCCGTCCTCACCGTTCAGAAATACACCCTGGACGACGGTGAGCTTGCCATCGTAGAAGTCCAGCCCTCGGACCTACCGCCGGTCCGCTATCGAGGTCGGGTTTATATCCGAATCGGCCCGCGTAGAGGCATCGCCAACGAGCAGGAAGAACGCATCCTGAGCGAGCGCCGCGTCTCGTTGGCGCGCTCCTTCGACGCCAGACCGTGCCGCGAATCCGCCATCGAAGACCTTGCCCTCGGCCAGTTCGACGCCTATCGAAGGGAATCCCTCGATCCGGAGACCATCGCCGCCAATAACCGGCCGCTCGATCTACAGCTCGCATCCCTGCGACTGTACGACATCGATCAAGGCTGCCTGACCAACGCAGGCGTCCTCCTCTTCGGTAAGAATCCGCGCTTCTTTTTTCCGGGCGCCTACATCCAATACCTGCGGCTTCCCGGTACCGACCTGACCGACATGCCCGTCGATCAAGCCGAGGTCTCGGGCGACCTGACCAGCACACTGCGAGAGATGGAGGCGCGACTTCGGCAGCTGATTCAAACGGGGATGCGACCCGTGAGCGGTCTGCAGGAACGGCTGTTGCCCGATTACCCGGAATGGGCTCTGCGTGAGCTGCTGACGAACGCGGTGATGCATCGCAACTACGACAGCAACACCCCGATTCGTTTCTATGCCTTCAGCGATCACATCGAGATCCAAAGCCCCGGCGGTCTCTACGGCGAGGCGACGCCGCAAAATTTCCCCACTCGCAACAGTTACCGCAACCCCGTTATTGCCGAAGCCATGAAGTCGCTCGGTTTCGTCAACCGGTTCGGCTACGGCGTCCAGCGCGCTCAGGCCCTGTTGGCTCAGAACGGCAACCCGCCGGCCGAGTTCCAGTTCGACGAGCACAGCGTCTTGGTCAAGATTTTCCGGAGGCCGGAATGA